From Etheostoma spectabile isolate EspeVRDwgs_2016 chromosome 19, UIUC_Espe_1.0, whole genome shotgun sequence, the proteins below share one genomic window:
- the wrap53 gene encoding telomerase Cajal body protein 1 isoform X2: MCDSAGSGESGGVTGTGQDAEADNEPPHQAPPLPECDLLEVAQTLEEGVPTSAKRPRMSEEEEELERLDKPAKMHEETPAQAGLLQKDPASPEQREPLQCGDNGGAGREVPVSVGGEEECHQNGDGGLDAPLEGEAKPEEEHNGIISADSPGEGQRLGLDFTQNPQMLTGSWTEYSNIPENYLKGCKWAPDGSCILTNSADNVLRLYNLPPEIYSYNWDMLPEMSPVLRMAEGDTIYDYCWYPKMSSLDADTCFLASSSRDNPVHVWDAFYGEVRASFRPYNHLDELTAAHSLCFSPDGTQLYCGFDKTVRVFYTERPGRDCEERPTVVKKQGQSGIISCFGFSPCQSVYACGSYSRCAGLYSSQDGTLLALLPTRHHGGLTHLLFSPDGNYLYTGGRKDPEILCWDLREPGKVVFSLKRNVATNQRIYFDLDLSGRYLLSGNTEGVVSVWDTLTAPPDGNEELLQPQLRFQAHWDCTNGVSIHPFMPLLATSSGQRQFPWPGESEGDSASEGEGGEAVMSPPEVRQDNALSLWWAGPLGPAPEGDPEPPLVQPADTN, encoded by the exons ATGTGTGACTCAGCTGGAAGTGGTGAAAGCGGTGGCGTTACAGGCACAGGGCAGGACGCAGAAGCGGATAATGAGCCCCCTCATCAGGCACCACCTTTGCCTGAATGTGACCTCTTAGAGGTAGCCCAGACTTTAGAGGAAGGGGTACCTACATCTGCCAAGCGGCCCAGAATGagcgaggaggaagaggaactGGAGCGGCTTGATAAACCAGCCAAGATGCATGAAGAAACACCAGCACAGGCTGGCTTGCTGCAGAAAGACCCAGCCTCACCAGAACAAA GGGAACCACTACAATGTGGCGACAATGGTGGAGCAGGGAGAGAGGTGCCTGTCAGTGTCGGAGGTGAAGAAGAATGCCATCAGAATGGAGATGGAGGGCTTGATGCTCCCTTAGAAGGAGAGGCGAAACCAGAGGAGGAGCACAACGGTATCATATCTGCAGACAGCCCCGGTGAAGGACAGCG CCTTGGCCTAGATTTTACCCAGAATCCACAGATGCTGACTGGTTCCTGGACCGAGTACTCCAACATTCCAGAGAATTACCTCAAAGGCTGCAAATG GGCCCCGGATGGTTCCTGTATCCTGACCAACAGTGCAGACAATGTGCTCCGGTTGTACAATCTTCCTCCAGAGATTTACAGCTACAACTGGGACATGCTTCCTGAAATG AGTCCAGTGCTGAGGATGGCAGAGGGAGACACCATCTATGACTACTGCTGGTACCCCAAGATGAGCTCTCTGGACGCAGACACATGCTT TCTAGCCAGTAGCAGCCGTGACAACCCAGTCCACGTGTGGGATGCCTTTTACGGGGAAGTGCGAGCCAGTTTTCGGCCCTACAATCACCTAGATGAGCTGACAGCAGCCCACTCCCTCTGCTTCTCGCCCGATGGAACGCAGCTCTACTGCGGCTTCGACAAAACTGTCAGGGTCTTCTACACCGAGCGGCCTGGAAGAGACTGTGAGGAGCGGCCTACCGTAG TGAAGAAGCAGGGCCAAAGTGGCATCATCTCCTGCTTTGGCTTCAGCCCCTGCCAATCTGTTTACGCCTGTGGCTCTTACTCCCGCTGCGCTGGCCTCTACTCCAGCCAAGACGGCACCCTGCTGGCTCTGCTGCCGACCCGCCACCACGGAGGCCTCACCCATCTGCTCTTCTCCCCTGACGGCAACTACCTGTACACCGGCGGGCGCAAG gatccAGAAATCCTGTGCTGGGACCTAAGAGAGCCGGGCAAGGTTGTGTTTTCACTTAAGAGAAACGTGGCCACTAACCAACGCATCTACTTTGATCTTGACCT GTCAGGCAGGTACCTGCTGAGCGGCAACACAGAGGGAGTGGTATCAGTTTGGGACACCCTGACAGCTCCTCCTGATGGCAATGAGGAGCTACTGCAGCCTCAGCTCAGGTTCCAGGCCCATTGGGACTGCACCAACGGCGTCAG TATTCATCCCTTCATGCCACTGCTGGCCACATCCAGCGGGCAGCGTCAGTTCCCGTGGCCCGGCGAGAGTGAGGGCGACTCTGCCTCTGAGGGCGAGGGAGGCGAAGCTGTGATGTCCCCTCCGGAGGTCCGGCAAGACAACGCTCTGAGCCTGTGGTGGGCCGGGCCCCTCGGCCCTGCCCCCGAGGGGGACCCAGAGCCTCCGTTAGTTCAGCCTGCTGACACAAATTGA
- the wrap53 gene encoding telomerase Cajal body protein 1 isoform X1 produces the protein MCDSAGSGESGGVTGTGQDAEADNEPPHQAPPLPECDLLEVAQTLEEGVPTSAKRPRMSEEEEELERLDKPAKMHEETPAQAGLLQKDPASPEQNAGEPLQCGDNGGAGREVPVSVGGEEECHQNGDGGLDAPLEGEAKPEEEHNGIISADSPGEGQRLGLDFTQNPQMLTGSWTEYSNIPENYLKGCKWAPDGSCILTNSADNVLRLYNLPPEIYSYNWDMLPEMSPVLRMAEGDTIYDYCWYPKMSSLDADTCFLASSSRDNPVHVWDAFYGEVRASFRPYNHLDELTAAHSLCFSPDGTQLYCGFDKTVRVFYTERPGRDCEERPTVVKKQGQSGIISCFGFSPCQSVYACGSYSRCAGLYSSQDGTLLALLPTRHHGGLTHLLFSPDGNYLYTGGRKDPEILCWDLREPGKVVFSLKRNVATNQRIYFDLDLSGRYLLSGNTEGVVSVWDTLTAPPDGNEELLQPQLRFQAHWDCTNGVSIHPFMPLLATSSGQRQFPWPGESEGDSASEGEGGEAVMSPPEVRQDNALSLWWAGPLGPAPEGDPEPPLVQPADTN, from the exons ATGTGTGACTCAGCTGGAAGTGGTGAAAGCGGTGGCGTTACAGGCACAGGGCAGGACGCAGAAGCGGATAATGAGCCCCCTCATCAGGCACCACCTTTGCCTGAATGTGACCTCTTAGAGGTAGCCCAGACTTTAGAGGAAGGGGTACCTACATCTGCCAAGCGGCCCAGAATGagcgaggaggaagaggaactGGAGCGGCTTGATAAACCAGCCAAGATGCATGAAGAAACACCAGCACAGGCTGGCTTGCTGCAGAAAGACCCAGCCTCACCAGAACAAA ATGCAGGGGAACCACTACAATGTGGCGACAATGGTGGAGCAGGGAGAGAGGTGCCTGTCAGTGTCGGAGGTGAAGAAGAATGCCATCAGAATGGAGATGGAGGGCTTGATGCTCCCTTAGAAGGAGAGGCGAAACCAGAGGAGGAGCACAACGGTATCATATCTGCAGACAGCCCCGGTGAAGGACAGCG CCTTGGCCTAGATTTTACCCAGAATCCACAGATGCTGACTGGTTCCTGGACCGAGTACTCCAACATTCCAGAGAATTACCTCAAAGGCTGCAAATG GGCCCCGGATGGTTCCTGTATCCTGACCAACAGTGCAGACAATGTGCTCCGGTTGTACAATCTTCCTCCAGAGATTTACAGCTACAACTGGGACATGCTTCCTGAAATG AGTCCAGTGCTGAGGATGGCAGAGGGAGACACCATCTATGACTACTGCTGGTACCCCAAGATGAGCTCTCTGGACGCAGACACATGCTT TCTAGCCAGTAGCAGCCGTGACAACCCAGTCCACGTGTGGGATGCCTTTTACGGGGAAGTGCGAGCCAGTTTTCGGCCCTACAATCACCTAGATGAGCTGACAGCAGCCCACTCCCTCTGCTTCTCGCCCGATGGAACGCAGCTCTACTGCGGCTTCGACAAAACTGTCAGGGTCTTCTACACCGAGCGGCCTGGAAGAGACTGTGAGGAGCGGCCTACCGTAG TGAAGAAGCAGGGCCAAAGTGGCATCATCTCCTGCTTTGGCTTCAGCCCCTGCCAATCTGTTTACGCCTGTGGCTCTTACTCCCGCTGCGCTGGCCTCTACTCCAGCCAAGACGGCACCCTGCTGGCTCTGCTGCCGACCCGCCACCACGGAGGCCTCACCCATCTGCTCTTCTCCCCTGACGGCAACTACCTGTACACCGGCGGGCGCAAG gatccAGAAATCCTGTGCTGGGACCTAAGAGAGCCGGGCAAGGTTGTGTTTTCACTTAAGAGAAACGTGGCCACTAACCAACGCATCTACTTTGATCTTGACCT GTCAGGCAGGTACCTGCTGAGCGGCAACACAGAGGGAGTGGTATCAGTTTGGGACACCCTGACAGCTCCTCCTGATGGCAATGAGGAGCTACTGCAGCCTCAGCTCAGGTTCCAGGCCCATTGGGACTGCACCAACGGCGTCAG TATTCATCCCTTCATGCCACTGCTGGCCACATCCAGCGGGCAGCGTCAGTTCCCGTGGCCCGGCGAGAGTGAGGGCGACTCTGCCTCTGAGGGCGAGGGAGGCGAAGCTGTGATGTCCCCTCCGGAGGTCCGGCAAGACAACGCTCTGAGCCTGTGGTGGGCCGGGCCCCTCGGCCCTGCCCCCGAGGGGGACCCAGAGCCTCCGTTAGTTCAGCCTGCTGACACAAATTGA